CGCCGCCGCATGAACCACGACCGAGGCATGTAGTATACTTTCGAACAGTTGTTCGAATCCTTAAAGGAGCGTCTGTATGATCGGCATGCTGACCGGGCGGGTCGAATCGGTTGAAGCCGACACCGCATTGATCGATGTTGGGGGAGTGGGATACGAGGTACGTATGTCCGCCACCGACCTCAGCCGTCTGCACACCGGAACGGAGGCGCGCGTCTACACGTATATGAATCTTTCTCAGGATGCCGTCACGTTACATGGCTTCCTTGATCAGGCCTCCAAGAAAACGTTCCTGCAGCTCATCAAAGTATCCGGCATCGGACCAAAGGTCGCGCAGTCGCTGCTCTCCACACTGACGGCTGGCCAGCTTGCCCGGGCCATCGCCGACAACGATGCCGCCGCGCTGGCCAAGGCACCGGGATTGGGCAAAAAGGGTGCCCAGAAAATCATCCTCGAACTCAAGGGCTCCATTGACCTGAGCCAGATCGAGGGAGCTTCACCGTCAGGCGCCAAGGTTCAGGCGCAGGTGGACACCAGCATGGAGCAGGTCATTGAAGGTCTGATTTCGCTGGGCTGGCGTCAGCAGGACGCCCAGCAGGCCGTGGCTGAAGCCTGCGAGGACAACGACATACCGACACCGCTTGACACCGACGATGTGCCGCGCGTGCTGCGCCTAGCACTCGCACTGATGGATAGGGGCCGCTGATGAGCAAGGACATGAACTACGGCACATCCAACACTGGAGCCAATGAAGAATCATTGCGCATGGTGTCTTCACAACCGATAGGCAACGAGCCGGTCAGTGATGAAGAGCTCCGCCCGCATGTGCTTGAGGGGTTCATCGGGCAGCCCCGGCTCAAGGCCCAGCTCCAGCTGTTTCTCGACGCAGCCCGCAAACGTGACGTGCCGCCGGATCACATACTGCTTGCCGGCCCTCCAGGCCTCGGTAAGACCACATTGGCCATGATTGTGGCCAATGAACTTGAAGTCCCGATTCGCGTGACCTCCGGCCCTGCTGTGCAGCACGCCGGCGACCTGGCTTCGATCTTGAGTTCGCTGGATACCGGCGAAGTGCTGTTCATCGATGAGATCCACCGTCTGCCGCGCGCAGCCGAAGAGCTGCTGTATATCGCGATGGAGGATTTTCGCGTGGATGTGATGGTGGGCAAAGGACCGGGCGCCAGCTCGATTCCACTGACTCTGCCTCGCTTCACCGTCATTGGCGCCACCACCCGCGAAGGTATGTTGCCCAGCCCGTTGCGTGCGCGCTTCGGCTTCACCGCACATCTTGACTTCTATCCGCATGAGGAGTTGGAGAAGCTTATCGAACGCTCGGCAAGCGTGCTGGGGGTCAACCTTGATGAGGGTTCCGCCCATGAACTCGCATTGCGTTCCCGCGGCACGCCGCGTATCGCCAACCGTCTGCTGCGCCGCGTGAGGGATTGGGCCATTGTGCATGACCTTATCGTCGTGCACCCAGCTGATGTCAAAGAGGCCTTGGCGCTGTACCAGATTGATTCCGAAGGCCT
This sequence is a window from Bifidobacterium breve DSM 20213 = JCM 1192. Protein-coding genes within it:
- the ruvA gene encoding Holliday junction branch migration protein RuvA, with the translated sequence MIGMLTGRVESVEADTALIDVGGVGYEVRMSATDLSRLHTGTEARVYTYMNLSQDAVTLHGFLDQASKKTFLQLIKVSGIGPKVAQSLLSTLTAGQLARAIADNDAAALAKAPGLGKKGAQKIILELKGSIDLSQIEGASPSGAKVQAQVDTSMEQVIEGLISLGWRQQDAQQAVAEACEDNDIPTPLDTDDVPRVLRLALALMDRGR
- the ruvB gene encoding Holliday junction branch migration DNA helicase RuvB produces the protein MSKDMNYGTSNTGANEESLRMVSSQPIGNEPVSDEELRPHVLEGFIGQPRLKAQLQLFLDAARKRDVPPDHILLAGPPGLGKTTLAMIVANELEVPIRVTSGPAVQHAGDLASILSSLDTGEVLFIDEIHRLPRAAEELLYIAMEDFRVDVMVGKGPGASSIPLTLPRFTVIGATTREGMLPSPLRARFGFTAHLDFYPHEELEKLIERSASVLGVNLDEGSAHELALRSRGTPRIANRLLRRVRDWAIVHDLIVVHPADVKEALALYQIDSEGLDRLDIAVLNAIVRNFNGGPVGLNNLAAMVGEESETVETVCEPYLVREGFMVRTPKGRVATEKAWQHLGITPKDDVSKLF